A single Thermoanaerobacterales bacterium DNA region contains:
- the flgM gene encoding flagellar biosynthesis anti-sigma factor FlgM, which produces MRIDGFNIDPIKVYREQIEQKERAEGRRSAAEQASTLEISERTQELQVYQARLKEMPDIREELVEKVRREVDEGTYRPDATRIARGMIREALLDRRV; this is translated from the coding sequence GTGCGCATCGACGGTTTCAATATCGACCCGATCAAGGTCTACAGGGAGCAAATTGAACAAAAGGAGCGCGCCGAAGGCCGCCGAAGCGCGGCGGAGCAGGCCTCCACGCTGGAGATTTCCGAGCGGACGCAGGAACTCCAGGTCTATCAGGCGCGCCTGAAAGAAATGCCCGATATCCGTGAGGAACTGGTGGAAAAGGTGCGCCGGGAAGTGGATGAGGGTACCTACCGCCCGGACGCCACGCGGATCGCCCGGGGGATGATCAGGGAAGCGCTCCTGGACCGGCGGGTGTAG